A genome region from Primulina eburnea isolate SZY01 chromosome 9, ASM2296580v1, whole genome shotgun sequence includes the following:
- the LOC140840785 gene encoding uncharacterized protein produces the protein MFSVRVKNVIREEIAASKYCLVIDEARDESKKQKQMSIVLRYDNFEIKDAIYSYLSHYNLDIQNIRGQSYDGVSNMRAKNVTRIHQLFGKLTFIVNMVGASCKNNDELKEAHAYDIAYLISINELETGRGLNQINSQMQEINVCFSENAMELLMLTSALNPQNASDSLKYLDICKLVEKFYPRDFTSKEREWLDMQLKHYEHNVVKVKGSYYKSLSTISELCQWLVKTKKMLHMTLFLE, from the exons ATGTTCTCAGTGAGAGTGAAAAATGTAATTCGTGAAGAAATTGCAGCCAGCAAGTATTGCCTAGTCATCGATGAAGCCCGAGATGagtcaaaaaaacaaaaacaaatgtcTATAGTGTTGAG ATAcgacaactttgaaattaaagATGCTATAtattcttatttgagtcattacAATTTGGATATCCAAAATATTAGAGGTCAAAGTTACGATGGTGTTAGCAATATGAGAG CAAAAAATGTAACTCGTATTCATCAGTTATTTGGTAAATTAACTTTCATAGTTAATATGGTTGGTGCTTCGTGCAAGAATAATGATGAATTGAAGGAAGCTCACGCATATGACATTGCTTATTTGATTTCTATCAATGAACTCGAGACAGGGCGTGGACTTAATCAGATAA ATTCACAAATGCAAGAAATTAATGTGTGTTTTAGTGAAAATGCGATGGAGTTACTCATGCTTACTTCTGCTTTAAATCCTCAAAATGCAAGTGATTCATTGAAATATCTGGATATATGCAAATTGGTTGAAAAGTTTTATCCACGAGATTTTACTAGTAAAGAAAGAGAATGGTTAGATATGCAGTTGAAGCACTATGAGCATAATGTAGTCAAAGTCAAAGGGTCATACTACAAAAGTCTTTCCACCATTTCTGAGTTGTGCCAATGGCTGGTGAAGACTAAAAAGATGCTACATATGACCTTGTTTTTAGAGTGA